Within the Salvelinus alpinus chromosome 38, SLU_Salpinus.1, whole genome shotgun sequence genome, the region gtaggtgtgtcaacttttgactcgTTCTGTATATTAACAGTCATTATAAACCGTGTAGTTtgggatgctgattggctgaaagccgttgtatatcagacattataaactgggttgtTCGATCCCTGAATGAGGATTGGCTGACAGTCGtgatataccacgggtatgaaaaaacatacatttttactgCCCTAATTACGTCGGTAACCAGTTTAtactagcaataaggcacctcagaggtttgtggtgtatggccaatataccacgactaagggctgtataCTGGCACTACGGCTGcgttgtgcgtaagaacagcccttagccgtgatatattggtCATGTACTACACCcccccgggccttattgcttatgTATAGTAGATGTTGTTTTTTTAGCAAACACTTTAAAACAAATAATAAGGTGATTAGTCTTGGGCGGTATCCAGGTTGTCATACCTTCATACCAACCTTGTGCCATACAAGGACATCCGGTAATACCGCACTGAACACAAGGGGCACTGTTTTCAAACCCTACTATACTCTAATTCTtaggttagcaatgctaacaagtacatgtaaaatccGATTGAGAATGCTAACAAAACGCTAACGAGCGCATTGCAAACATTTTGTACAGTTTCTGACCTAAACAAGTATACAAGCAACTCAAAAATGCTACTTATTTGCTGCAcgtacaaaacaaatattagccaGAAAGGCTCTTGATCCAAGAagggattctctgctgttaccaagcaaATGTttgattttggaagaagctaaccactCAGCcaaatagctaactagctactaaattagcaaaccaattgcacaactgcagagcatttagcaGATTTTAGACAGTTAACAGTTCTAAGATATCTAGATagcaaacatttagttgtgaattcaATACTGTAATTAGATCAACTGGCGCGTGCTGCACAACAGAGAGTGACTTACAAGGCTCCAGTCTCATTGTTATgcgcttgtaaacaaacaccacgtgactggggactaccATAAACTTCATAATGTAGTTTATGTAGCTTATGAAATTAAGAATGCAATgttctttatctcctaacgtattgcacaagttgactgcaggtatttacttaaaaagtagctacaaatattccaATTTATGAAAAAAATTCTAAGAAATCATTTAAACAGTATTgatggtattgaaaaaccatcctgtggctATTTGCAAATACCCCATAtatggtataccgcccaagcctaaagATGATGCCATTGCGCAATGTGTTAAACATGTAATGCATTGATAATTGCTATAAACATGCTTGTCGATAGGAGATCAATGTAAGTTTAATGTAAACAAACCAAGATTCAGCCATTACATCAACGTTAATCTATATTGACATTATTTCGACCCTTCGTTCTTCACTGTCCATGTTCATGCATACACTCCGCCTGCACACTGTGTCATTTCAGTGTGTAATTCGAGCAACCATATTCGTTCGTGTGCCTTCTCTAATATAATTAGTATGACACGGAGAATAAACACTTGTTTTATAAGATGGCTGGTGCCCAAAATCAATTTTGCTGTAATTTATATTTGGAAAAGGACGTGAATAACGCCAACGATGCAACATTATGTCCTGCAGTGTCATGGTGCCTACGTACCCACCCACTACTTGTTTACTTCAGTGCTTCAAAAGTCCGACATTCGTCACGCTGCGGGTCCGTTTTGAATTCATGTACCACCTACGCATCTTTGGTGGTAAACAGAACAATCTAATTTTGTGCAGTCGAAAGCCAAGGGCGCCACAGCAAGTAAACTCAACGTGTCCATTTCGAAatatgtttttccccctcatgtgTTTTTCATTATCTCGTCTATCGCAATACACATGGCAAAATAGCAAGCTGAAAAGTAGGAGGGGGCCTATGCTGTACGAACTGAAATAACATTCATTTCTAACTCATTGCCAGTCCTTCATAAATGCCAGTTCTCCCCTTATCGTTGTTGACAGTGACAGCACCCTCCAGTATAAATGAGTGAAGCCATAAACTAAAATGTCCATGATCACCATAGAGCTGGACACATTTTTCACCCCAAACATAGAATCAAAGTATGGTCTCTAAGGCAGCCAGTCAACAAACATTGAAATATTCTCCTATGTCTAAAAATGTGTTGATTTAAGTATCATGTTTTCTTCCTATAAAGTTTGGACAAAGTTGTTTTCAGCACCATTGCCATAAGTATATGACCACTGCAGACCTCTAACCCTACGTTTACAAACTCTGGCCAGCCATGAAATGGGCAGCTAAAGCCAGCCAGctactaaacacacacagagaagcatcACTCACCTTTGACAGAGGTGACCGCCTCCTTGAACCCCAAACAGACGTACGGTGCGACATGTAATCCATGGAGGGCTCCCTTGCAGCTGCTGGCCGGCTTAAAGCTGACCGTGGTCAGGTCTTCGCAACAAGGTCCCTCCCGGTCCCTGTCCTCCATCAGGTTCAGGGCAATATAGTTCAGTCCATTCTGGAAGCCCATAGAGGTCTCTCTACTCATGGGGCTGCCACACTCCTCGTCTGAGCTCTCGCTGCTCCGCACCGACAGGTTCTCCACCGAGCTGTGGTGTTTGGCGTCCCCATGGGCGAACGAGGGGAACACGGGGGTGACGGTAGCCGTAGAAGAGAAGGTTTCGGAGCTGTGCCGCCTGCGCCCATGGGGGTCAGCCCGGATCACCTTGGCGGCCCCGTCAGGATCCACGGGGGTGGCAGCGCCAAGACGGAACACCCCCATGCCCCCTGGGAGGACCTGCTCACCCAGGGATAGCCTCTTCTCTCTGGCACTGGGGCtgaagataataaacagagttaATATGTATTACAATACATGGTCTATTACAAAACAGCCATAGATAGATGTGATACAGAAAATATTTTATCCTTATCATGAACTCAAATCCCCTTGAACTCAATCCACCTACAAAACACCACAAAGTGCCCGCTATGCCAGGGGAATCTATTAATCTATAACTAGCCAAATAACTTTACTGAATAACGTTATTACAACTGACATTATGGCTAGAGTACTGAGTGTACTGTACCTTGCTGAGGTCTGAGGGACGAACTGGGGAGGCATGTTGGCCATTCCAAGTCCAAATGTCATCTCGGTGTACTCATCCTTGCCTCTCTGGGGGAACTTGGAATCCCTCTTCGATCTGAGACGGTACACTCCCTCCCCATCCGGACAAGGGCACAGGGATGACTCAGGGACCGTGTCCAACCGTCCGGCAGGGGTGTCTCCAGCCTTGGGTGAGTGTGAGACGACATGGTGCAGGTTCATGTAGTCGGAGAGAGGGGACCTCGGCTGGCCGCCACAGGAGCCCAGACACGACTCCTGGCTCTCATTGGATGCTGACGGCGGGGAGTACTTGGTGCCCTCACTGAAGTCTATGTTGATATACTCGCCCGGGCTCCTGGGTTCCCTGGGCAAGAGGTGCTCGTTCATGCAGGGTAAGATCCTAAAGCTGTCCAGAGAAAGCCGGTTGGGCCGCCCCATCCTCCCCTGGTGGGATGTCAGGCTCTCAGTCCCCCGGCTATGTCTGATGGGCGAGGGCACCGAGGAGTTGGGCGGGGCCGGATTGGTCATCACCGAGTAGTAGTCGTCTGACTCCCTACCTAGCGACTGATGGCCTTGCGGGCTCATCAGGACGTACTGGTCACCAGTGTCCCCCGCCTCTTTGGAAGCCTGGTGGAGTTTGATGGGGCGTGGCAGGGAGTCTGTGGAGTAGATGGGTGTGATGGAAGGCTCACCACCCGGAAGCTGGTCTAGGAAGTAGTCCGGGGGGGTCTGCGAGGTGGTGTAAGCGGCGTTGCGAGGGGACATGTTCATGTAGGTCGAGCGGCTGTCTGGGCTTTCAACGGACGACTTGGAGCCACACCACATCCTCATGTAGCCACTGTCCTCCAAGGAGCCTCCGCTGCTGGGTGAGTTGGTCTGGTCGCCGGCCTCGTACTGGTGGTTTTGGGCCCAAGGGCTAATGATCTGCTTGGGAGCCGAGACACACATGGGGCTCATGGGCATGTAAGCATCTGCCTTGCTGTGGTTACCCCCGGGCGGCGCTGCCACGCCCGCCATCATAGGCATATAGCCATCATCCCCTACTTGGTTACCATTGGATTTGGGGTAGGACACCTTTGGGGAGGCGGAGGTGGAGCTGCGCCCGGAGTGGTGCCCGCTGTTGGTGTGGTGGGCAGCCCGCATTAAGGTGTACTCATCCAACGAGGCAGAGGACAGCTGGGCGGGCACCCTCTGATGGCGTGGTGTGGTGAGGGAGTATGTCCTCTTCCTGTACGCCTTCCCCGATGTCAAGTCCTCCTCCTGGCACACCTGCCGTTGGTCATTCGTCCTGTCCATAATCATGTAGCCACACAGGTCGTTGATCTCCCGGGAGGGAGGAGTGCTGGAGAGGGAGTCGTGGGTGTCACTCCTGGTGAGGGGTAGGAGCCTGGAGGTGTCGCCTGGGCTGGAGCTGTGCTCGTTGCATAGCATGGAGCTTGCGTCGCTGAGGGAGCCTGAGATAGAGGCGCTGCAGCTGAAGGGGCGGTGGACCGCAACAGGGGTGGGGAGGGTCCCACTCATGGGGGAGAGGCAGATGGAACTGCAGACTGAGGGAGGGGAGTTGGAGATGGGCATGGAGCGGCTGTGCTGGAGGCTGGACTCCAGTATCCGGCAGGTGCGGCCAGTGGAGAGCGTATTGGACCTGCTCAGAGGGTTCCGGTTGGAGAAGGGACTGGTGGGGCTCCCGCTCATAGATATTGACATAGACACTGGCCTGACCATGCTGCCATCCCCCTCACTAGCTGTCCTTATCCGACAGGATGTGAACTTGCTCATTGGGGATGTGGCCACTATGCTGTTTGTTCTCGACCTCCTCACCAACCCTGTCTGACTTGGGGGCAGATTGTTCAAGTTGCGTCTTGTGGGCACGGAAATGGGGTTGGTGCTAGCCGCCTGACTCTTGCTGCGCGGTCTTGATTCTGACAGCTCTTTCATGGCTTTCATCGCCTCCAGGATGGTCTCGTGGATGTTTTGCGCAACCACCGAGTCATCCGCCTGCATCCAGAGCTCACCGGGGCCAGTGACAGCTGACCTACCAACCTCGATGAAGAAAAAGCTGTCGGAGTGGCCACATCTCCGGATATTCATGAGCTGTAAACTGACAGCTGCAACCTCCGAGTTCAGTTTCACAAAGCTGATAGTCCGACTGGATAAACACAGTCTAAACACCCCTGTCAAATGTTTTGTTTGACCCAGTCCTCTGGATTTCAAATTCACTTGCCATACCTCCTTGCAAGAGGCAGTGGCCGGCGTGATCATACTGTAATTCGCCTCCTCGAAACAGAAAAGAGAGGTGGAATTAGACGCGGGGCTGTCATAGACTTTCCCCTCTTCGATCAAATCCGACAACACTCGAAACCagctctcctgctcctgctcgtTTTCGGCTGCCAC harbors:
- the LOC139566215 gene encoding insulin receptor substrate 2-like — its product is MASPQTNGGHLLSNVTNNSNNIKKCGYLKKQKHGHRRFFVLREPSESFPARLEYYESEKKWKNKSAAKRVILLDSCLCINKRADSKHKHLIAFYTKDEYFAVAAENEQEQESWFRVLSDLIEEGKVYDSPASNSTSLFCFEEANYSMITPATASCKEVWQVNLKSRGLGQTKHLTGVFRLCLSSRTISFVKLNSEVAAVSLQLMNIRRCGHSDSFFFIEVGRSAVTGPGELWMQADDSVVAQNIHETILEAMKAMKELSESRPRSKSQAASTNPISVPTRRNLNNLPPSQTGLVRRSRTNSIVATSPMSKFTSCRIRTASEGDGSMVRPVSMSISMSGSPTSPFSNRNPLSRSNTLSTGRTCRILESSLQHSRSMPISNSPPSVCSSICLSPMSGTLPTPVAVHRPFSCSASISGSLSDASSMLCNEHSSSPGDTSRLLPLTRSDTHDSLSSTPPSREINDLCGYMIMDRTNDQRQVCQEEDLTSGKAYRKRTYSLTTPRHQRVPAQLSSASLDEYTLMRAAHHTNSGHHSGRSSTSASPKVSYPKSNGNQVGDDGYMPMMAGVAAPPGGNHSKADAYMPMSPMCVSAPKQIISPWAQNHQYEAGDQTNSPSSGGSLEDSGYMRMWCGSKSSVESPDSRSTYMNMSPRNAAYTTSQTPPDYFLDQLPGGEPSITPIYSTDSLPRPIKLHQASKEAGDTGDQYVLMSPQGHQSLGRESDDYYSVMTNPAPPNSSVPSPIRHSRGTESLTSHQGRMGRPNRLSLDSFRILPCMNEHLLPREPRSPGEYINIDFSEGTKYSPPSASNESQESCLGSCGGQPRSPLSDYMNLHHVVSHSPKAGDTPAGRLDTVPESSLCPCPDGEGVYRLRSKRDSKFPQRGKDEYTEMTFGLGMANMPPQFVPQTSASPSAREKRLSLGEQVLPGGMGVFRLGAATPVDPDGAAKVIRADPHGRRRHSSETFSSTATVTPVFPSFAHGDAKHHSSVENLSVRSSESSDEECGSPMSRETSMGFQNGLNYIALNLMEDRDREGPCCEDLTTVSFKPASSCKGALHGLHVAPYVCLGFKEAVTSVKD